Proteins encoded within one genomic window of Flavobacterium gilvum:
- a CDS encoding DUF4197 domain-containing protein, whose amino-acid sequence MKKTLFLLLLLPAISNAQLKDILTKAADKIGTITKSNSSLDIAAGLKEALNKGVTVQVSKLTATDGFYKNEAVKILMPEELAKVDKTLRKMGLSKLADEGILAMNRAAEDAVKEATPIFVSAIKNITITDAKSILLGQENAATVYLQSSTQQPLYAKFNPVVQQSIGKVGADVIWTKMIKQYNMIPLVTKVNPDLTDYITKKALDGVFKMITVEEKNIRTDLNARTSDLLKKVFALQDKK is encoded by the coding sequence ATGAAAAAAACCTTATTCCTACTTCTCCTCCTACCTGCAATCAGTAATGCCCAACTAAAAGATATACTTACAAAAGCTGCCGATAAAATTGGCACTATCACAAAATCAAACAGCAGTCTGGATATTGCCGCCGGGCTAAAAGAAGCGCTTAATAAAGGAGTAACAGTTCAAGTATCAAAACTCACCGCAACCGATGGATTTTATAAAAACGAAGCCGTAAAAATTCTTATGCCTGAAGAATTGGCAAAAGTCGACAAAACGCTTCGAAAAATGGGACTTTCAAAATTGGCTGATGAAGGAATATTAGCCATGAACCGCGCCGCCGAAGATGCCGTAAAAGAAGCAACACCAATATTTGTTTCGGCTATCAAAAACATAACAATAACAGATGCGAAAAGCATTTTGCTGGGACAGGAAAACGCTGCAACGGTCTATCTACAATCATCAACCCAACAACCCCTTTATGCTAAATTTAATCCAGTGGTTCAACAATCCATAGGAAAGGTTGGTGCCGATGTAATCTGGACCAAAATGATAAAACAATACAACATGATTCCGTTAGTCACCAAAGTAAATCCCGACCTTACGGATTACATCACCAAAAAAGCATTGGATGGTGTTTTCAAAATGATTACCGTTGAAGAAAAAAACATTCGTACCGATTTGAATGCGAGAACTTCGGACTTATTAAAAAAGGTATTTGCATTACAGGACAA
- a CDS encoding T9SS type A sorting domain-containing protein codes for MKTILKFSLVVLVAFTTMSSYAIDGDFLLNVKKGTGKIISFSVNEIQKAKVKIYDVNHEEIYSEYVTGKGGIKRTYSLEEFPDGVYYLEVETNLKRVTHEIDIAHEVPTLSRKSIAEVYKGELKMKNDNIATTN; via the coding sequence ATGAAAACAATCTTAAAATTTAGTCTGGTGGTTTTAGTAGCATTTACTACAATGAGTAGCTATGCAATCGATGGTGATTTTTTACTTAACGTAAAAAAAGGAACTGGCAAAATAATTAGTTTTTCTGTAAATGAAATTCAAAAAGCCAAAGTAAAAATATACGACGTCAATCATGAAGAAATCTATTCTGAATATGTGACCGGAAAAGGTGGCATCAAAAGAACTTACAGTCTTGAGGAATTCCCTGACGGGGTTTACTATCTCGAAGTGGAAACCAATTTAAAAAGAGTAACTCACGAAATTGACATTGCTCACGAGGTACCAACATTATCAAGAAAATCAATTGCCGAAGTATACAAAGGGGAATTGAAAATGAAAAATGATAATATCGCTACAACAAATTAA
- the rhuM gene encoding RhuM family protein, whose amino-acid sequence MVNQIEIYKSLDNKIELNVSLDQGTVWLNRQQISILFDRDIKTIGKHVNNVFEEGELDKKSVVANFATTATDGKTYHVDFYNLDVIISVGYRVKSKQGTQFRQWATQRLNDYLVKGYAINEKRLKEAENKFQELKQAVSLLESIATTKAITGDEAQGLLKVLGDYAFALDVLDQYDHQTLKIVESDNREVFRISYTEAKKAIEGLKIKFGGSQLFGNEKDDSFKGSLETIYQTFDGKELYTTIEEKAAHLLYFVTKNHSFSDGNKRIAAFLFVWFLDRNALLYYLGNKVIDDNALVALTLMIAESKSDDKDMMVKVVVNLINNRKVQS is encoded by the coding sequence ATGGTAAATCAAATAGAAATATATAAGTCGTTAGACAATAAAATTGAGTTAAATGTAAGTCTAGATCAGGGTACAGTTTGGTTAAATAGACAACAAATTTCTATCTTATTTGATCGAGATATAAAAACTATTGGAAAGCATGTTAATAATGTTTTTGAGGAAGGCGAATTGGATAAAAAATCAGTTGTCGCAAATTTTGCGACAACTGCTACTGACGGGAAAACATATCATGTTGATTTCTACAATCTCGATGTAATAATTTCCGTTGGTTATAGGGTGAAATCTAAACAAGGAACTCAATTTCGACAATGGGCTACTCAGCGTTTAAACGATTATTTAGTTAAAGGCTATGCTATAAATGAAAAACGTTTAAAAGAAGCCGAGAATAAGTTTCAGGAATTAAAACAGGCTGTTTCTTTATTAGAATCTATTGCGACGACAAAAGCTATTACAGGGGATGAAGCCCAAGGCTTGTTGAAAGTATTAGGTGATTATGCTTTTGCTTTAGATGTCTTGGATCAATATGATCATCAAACATTAAAAATTGTAGAGTCGGATAATAGAGAAGTTTTTCGAATTTCCTATACTGAAGCTAAAAAAGCAATTGAAGGATTGAAAATTAAATTTGGAGGATCGCAATTATTTGGTAATGAAAAGGACGATTCTTTCAAAGGTTCTTTGGAGACAATTTATCAGACTTTTGATGGTAAAGAATTGTATACAACTATTGAAGAAAAGGCTGCACATCTTTTATATTTTGTAACAAAAAATCATTCTTTTTCCGACGGGAACAAGCGTATTGCTGCTTTCTTGTTTGTTTGGTTTCTTGATCGTAATGCATTGTTGTATTATCTAGGTAACAAAGTAATAGATGATAATGCCCTAGTGGCACTGACTTTGATGATAGCTGAATCAAAATCGGATGATAAAGACATGATGGTTAAGGTTGTTGTTAATTTGATTAATAATAGAAAAGTACAGTCTTAA
- a CDS encoding methyltransferase, protein MENQDNQPSPASIMQIGSGFWASKVLLAAIKFQLFSKLDEKGSMAAQEIKATLNLKCTDIHMYDFLDVLTGLGFLSRKGLLESAIYSNSIHSDAFLVKSKASYIGGMLEMLNNRLYHHWGNLEDGLLTGLPQNEIKSGNDNLFEELYKSPERLLEFIDAMGSIQMGNFNAFAQQFDFSKYKTLTDVGGCGAALSSMVAQYQPHMKCTSFDLPVVEPIAKEKIAKTSFGDRVVTASGDFFADPFPKADVVVMGNILHDWDENKKILLLQKAYDALPEGGAFVAIENVIDDERSKNVFGMMMSLNMLIETGTGFDYTFSSFNKWTKNVGFKSTSIVPLTGPTSAAIAYK, encoded by the coding sequence ATGGAAAATCAAGACAATCAGCCTTCACCGGCAAGTATTATGCAAATCGGTTCGGGATTTTGGGCATCAAAAGTGTTGCTTGCAGCAATAAAATTTCAATTATTCTCGAAGCTTGACGAAAAAGGATCGATGGCAGCTCAGGAAATAAAGGCAACACTGAACCTGAAGTGTACCGATATTCATATGTATGATTTTCTTGATGTCTTAACTGGTCTTGGTTTTCTCAGTCGAAAAGGGCTTTTGGAATCGGCAATTTATTCCAATAGTATTCATTCCGATGCTTTTTTGGTAAAGAGCAAAGCTTCTTATATTGGGGGAATGCTCGAAATGCTGAATAACCGTTTGTATCACCATTGGGGAAATCTCGAGGACGGTTTACTCACAGGTTTGCCACAAAATGAAATCAAATCAGGCAATGATAATTTATTTGAGGAACTCTATAAATCACCCGAAAGATTATTGGAATTCATCGATGCAATGGGAAGTATTCAAATGGGGAATTTTAATGCCTTTGCACAGCAGTTTGATTTTTCAAAATACAAAACATTGACGGATGTCGGCGGATGCGGAGCGGCATTGTCATCGATGGTTGCCCAGTATCAGCCACATATGAAATGCACCAGTTTTGACCTTCCGGTTGTCGAGCCTATCGCCAAAGAAAAAATTGCAAAAACATCTTTTGGAGATAGAGTTGTAACGGCTAGTGGCGATTTTTTTGCCGACCCTTTTCCAAAAGCCGATGTGGTGGTCATGGGGAATATTCTACACGATTGGGACGAAAATAAAAAAATACTACTGCTTCAAAAAGCCTATGACGCTCTTCCCGAAGGCGGTGCTTTTGTTGCTATCGAAAATGTAATCGACGATGAGCGTTCCAAAAATGTTTTCGGAATGATGATGAGCCTGAACATGCTGATAGAAACCGGAACTGGCTTTGACTATACTTTTTCCAGTTTCAATAAATGGACAAAAAATGTTGGTTTCAAATCGACTTCGATTGTTCCATTGACGGGGCCTACAAGTGCTGCGATTGCCTACAAATAA
- a CDS encoding VOC family protein yields the protein MKILELELLSDDIPKTEIFYNRVLGLETLYCDSSTVSFQVGITKLTFHVSQNEKPVYHFAFDVPNNKLLEAFSWIEDKTEIMYVVPPDKIADFYNWNAKSFYFYDNNRNIIEFIARYDLNNATEKPFDGKSIISVSEIGLVSINVNEQCDELFETYGLTPYSKQPKLPKFIVLGTVTGLFILVEENRNWYPTTDKKSKSFWTKILFSYKGENKVLEVLEGNKSKLL from the coding sequence ATGAAAATACTCGAATTGGAATTATTATCGGATGATATTCCAAAAACTGAAATTTTTTATAATCGGGTTTTGGGATTGGAAACCTTATATTGTGATAGTTCTACTGTTTCATTCCAAGTAGGCATCACAAAACTGACTTTTCATGTTTCCCAAAATGAAAAACCGGTTTATCATTTTGCATTTGATGTCCCCAATAATAAGTTACTTGAAGCATTTTCCTGGATAGAAGACAAAACCGAAATCATGTATGTGGTTCCGCCCGATAAAATTGCTGATTTCTATAACTGGAATGCCAAGTCCTTTTATTTTTATGACAATAATAGAAATATTATAGAATTTATTGCACGATACGATTTGAACAACGCCACTGAAAAACCATTTGATGGCAAGTCTATTATATCTGTAAGCGAGATTGGACTAGTTTCCATAAATGTCAACGAACAATGCGACGAACTGTTTGAAACATACGGATTGACGCCTTATTCAAAACAACCCAAACTACCTAAATTTATTGTTTTAGGAACCGTAACCGGACTTTTTATTCTTGTTGAAGAAAACAGGAATTGGTATCCGACAACCGATAAAAAATCAAAATCCTTTTGGACAAAAATTTTGTTCAGTTATAAAGGAGAAAACAAAGTGTTGGAAGTTTTAGAAGGAAATAAATCAAAATTATTGTAA
- a CDS encoding methylmalonyl-CoA mutase family protein yields MELIKTYQPQNKVRIVTAASLFDGHDAAINIMRRIIQSTGVEVIHLGHDRSVEEVVNTAIQEDANAIAMTSYQGGHNEYFKYMYDLLQEKGAGHIKIFGGGGGVILPSEIEELQNYGITRIYSPDDGRAMGLQGMINDLVQRSDFPIGDKLTSELDSLENKKLTAIARLISAAENFPEIAKPFFDKIHSKNESSKIPVLGITGTGGAGKSSLVDELVRRFLIDFPEKTIGLISVDPSKRKTGGALLGDRIRMNAINNPRVYMRSLATRQSNLALSKYVAEAIEVLKAAKYDIIILETSGIGQSDTEIMDHSDVSLYVMTPEFGAATQLEKIDMLDFADLVALNKFDKRGALDALRDVKKQYQRNHNLWDKNPDEMPVFGTIASQFNDPGMNTLYKSIMDKIVEKTGADLKSTFQITREMSEKKFVIPPHRTRYLSEIAENNRKYDETALSQEQVAQKLYGIFKTIESVSGKIPLVNKAGIDEDSVLPSALESEKPGVAENKIFLNLLLNQFDKVKMDLDPHNWKLILNWNEKVKKYKDPVYTFKVRHKEIEMATHTESLSHTQIPKIAMPKYKAWGDILRWSLQENVPGEFPFTSGLYPFKREGEDPSRMFAGEGGPERTNKRFHYVSAGLPAKRLSTAFDSVTLYGNDPHLRPDIYGKIGNAGVSICCLDDAKKLYSGFDLVHAMTSVSMTINGPAPMLLGFFMNAAIDQQCEIYIKKHELTESVLEKINEIYKQKGIERPHYQGDLPEGNNGLGLFLLGVTGDQILPLEIYNEIKEKTLSKVRGTVQADILKEDQAQNTCIFSTEFALRLMGDVQEYFIAKNVRNFYSVSISGYHIAEAGANPITQLAFTLSNGFTYVEYYLSRGMDINDFGPNLSFFFSNGVDPEYAVIGRVARRIWAKAMKNKYGANERAQMLKYHIQTSGRSLHAQEIDFNDIRTTLQALYAIYDNCNSLHTNAYDEAITTPTEESVRRAMAIQMIINKELGLAKNENPIQGSFIIEELTDLVEEAVLQEFDRITERGGVLGAMETMYQRSKIQEESLYYETLKHTGEFPIVGVNTFLSSKGSPTVIPAEVIRATEEEKQYQITMLDNLHQCNAVSVKEHLNTLQEAAIKGENLFEHLMEATKVCSLGQITDALFDVGGQYRRNM; encoded by the coding sequence ATGGAATTAATAAAAACCTACCAACCCCAAAACAAAGTCCGAATCGTAACAGCCGCATCTCTTTTTGATGGTCACGATGCTGCAATCAATATAATGAGAAGAATTATTCAGTCCACAGGAGTCGAGGTAATTCATTTGGGGCATGACCGAAGTGTCGAAGAAGTGGTGAATACCGCCATTCAGGAAGATGCAAATGCCATTGCCATGACTTCTTATCAAGGTGGACACAATGAGTATTTTAAATATATGTATGATTTGCTTCAGGAAAAAGGAGCGGGTCATATCAAGATTTTCGGTGGAGGCGGAGGGGTAATTCTGCCTTCGGAAATAGAAGAATTGCAAAATTACGGCATTACCAGAATTTATTCTCCCGATGATGGGAGAGCAATGGGACTGCAGGGAATGATTAATGATTTGGTGCAACGTTCTGATTTTCCTATTGGAGACAAATTGACAAGTGAATTGGATTCATTGGAAAATAAAAAACTTACAGCTATTGCCCGTTTGATTTCGGCAGCCGAGAATTTTCCGGAAATAGCCAAACCTTTTTTTGATAAAATCCATTCAAAAAATGAATCCTCCAAAATCCCTGTTCTCGGAATCACAGGAACGGGAGGAGCTGGAAAATCATCTTTGGTGGATGAATTGGTGCGCCGGTTTTTAATCGATTTTCCCGAAAAAACAATCGGATTGATTTCTGTCGATCCTTCTAAAAGAAAGACAGGGGGAGCCTTATTGGGTGATCGAATTCGTATGAATGCCATCAATAATCCTAGAGTTTATATGCGTTCGTTGGCAACGCGTCAATCAAATTTGGCATTGTCAAAATACGTTGCCGAAGCCATTGAAGTTTTGAAGGCGGCAAAATACGATATCATTATTCTTGAAACTTCGGGAATTGGTCAATCCGATACGGAGATTATGGATCATTCGGATGTTTCACTTTACGTAATGACACCCGAATTTGGCGCGGCAACCCAATTGGAAAAAATCGACATGCTTGATTTTGCCGATTTGGTGGCCTTAAATAAATTTGACAAGCGTGGTGCTTTGGATGCTCTTCGTGATGTAAAAAAACAATACCAACGCAACCATAATTTATGGGATAAAAACCCTGATGAAATGCCGGTTTTTGGAACTATTGCTTCTCAATTCAACGATCCGGGGATGAATACGTTGTACAAATCCATCATGGACAAAATTGTTGAGAAAACTGGTGCTGATTTGAAATCGACTTTTCAAATTACCCGTGAAATGAGTGAGAAAAAATTTGTGATTCCGCCACATAGAACGCGTTACCTGTCAGAGATTGCAGAGAATAATAGAAAATACGACGAAACGGCTTTGAGCCAAGAACAAGTGGCTCAAAAATTATATGGAATTTTCAAAACGATTGAAAGTGTTTCTGGAAAAATTCCTTTGGTTAATAAAGCAGGAATCGATGAGGATTCGGTTTTACCAAGTGCTTTAGAATCTGAAAAACCGGGCGTTGCTGAGAATAAAATCTTTTTAAATCTGTTACTGAATCAATTTGATAAAGTAAAAATGGATTTGGATCCACACAATTGGAAATTGATTCTTAATTGGAACGAAAAAGTTAAGAAGTACAAAGATCCGGTTTACACTTTTAAAGTGCGTCATAAAGAAATAGAAATGGCTACACATACCGAGTCGCTTTCGCATACGCAAATTCCAAAAATTGCAATGCCAAAGTATAAAGCTTGGGGCGATATTCTGCGTTGGTCTTTACAGGAAAATGTTCCTGGTGAATTTCCTTTTACTTCAGGATTGTATCCGTTTAAGCGGGAAGGCGAAGATCCATCGAGAATGTTTGCCGGTGAAGGCGGGCCGGAAAGAACCAATAAACGTTTCCATTACGTGAGTGCTGGATTGCCTGCCAAAAGACTTTCCACCGCTTTTGACAGTGTAACTTTATACGGTAACGATCCTCATTTGAGACCTGATATTTATGGAAAAATAGGAAATGCAGGGGTATCTATTTGCTGTTTGGATGATGCTAAAAAATTATACTCCGGTTTTGACTTGGTGCACGCCATGACTTCGGTGAGTATGACTATTAATGGGCCTGCACCTATGTTGCTTGGTTTTTTTATGAATGCCGCTATCGATCAGCAATGCGAAATTTATATCAAAAAACACGAATTAACGGAATCGGTGCTGGAAAAAATAAACGAAATCTACAAGCAAAAAGGTATAGAGCGTCCTCATTATCAGGGTGATTTACCAGAGGGAAATAATGGTTTGGGGTTATTTCTATTGGGTGTAACCGGAGATCAGATTTTGCCTTTGGAAATTTATAATGAGATTAAAGAAAAAACACTTTCGAAAGTAAGAGGAACAGTTCAGGCCGATATTTTAAAAGAAGACCAAGCTCAAAATACTTGTATTTTCTCCACCGAATTTGCTTTGCGATTAATGGGAGATGTCCAGGAATATTTTATTGCCAAAAACGTAAGGAACTTCTATTCGGTTTCTATTTCGGGTTATCATATTGCCGAGGCGGGTGCCAATCCAATTACTCAATTGGCTTTTACGCTTTCAAATGGTTTCACTTACGTGGAATATTATTTGAGCCGCGGAATGGACATCAATGATTTTGGTCCCAATTTATCGTTCTTTTTCTCCAATGGTGTCGATCCAGAATATGCTGTTATTGGCCGTGTGGCAAGGAGAATTTGGGCGAAAGCCATGAAAAATAAATACGGAGCCAATGAAAGAGCTCAAATGTTGAAATACCATATTCAGACATCGGGTCGTTCATTGCACGCGCAGGAGATTGATTTCAATGATATTCGTACTACTTTGCAGGCGTTGTATGCGATTTATGACAATTGTAATTCCTTGCATACCAACGCTTATGATGAAGCAATTACAACGCCTACCGAAGAATCGGTTCGCAGGGCAATGGCAATTCAGATGATTATAAATAAGGAATTAGGTTTAGCCAAAAATGAAAATCCTATTCAGGGTTCATTTATTATCGAAGAATTAACCGACTTGGTAGAAGAAGCCGTTCTGCAGGAATTTGACCGAATTACAGAACGTGGTGGTGTTCTTGGTGCGATGGAAACAATGTATCAGCGTTCTAAGATTCAGGAGGAAAGTTTGTATTATGAAACCTTGAAACACACAGGCGAATTTCCAATTGTAGGTGTGAATACTTTTTTGAGTTCCAAAGGTTCTCCAACGGTTATTCCTGCCGAAGTGATTCGTGCCACCGAAGAAGAAAAACAATACCAAATTACAATGCTCGATAATTTACATCAATGCAATGCTGTTTCGGTAAAAGAGCATTTAAACACCTTGCAGGAAGCAGCTATTAAAGGTGAAAACTTATTTGAACATTTGATGGAAGCGACAAAAGTTTGCTCTTTGGGACAAATCACAGACGCTTTATTTGACGTAGGTGGGCAGTATAGAAGGAATATGTAA
- a CDS encoding alpha/beta hydrolase has translation MKKKLLVCIVFICGNIGLSLASTVDTLQIPSVAMNKTYRANVVLPNSYAKSKVRYPVLYLLHGAYGHFSDWLSNTPNKNTVKDLADQYNIIIVMPEGETYSFYLDSPVNKGSQFETYITEEVVQKIDKTYRTINQKKGRVITGLSMGGHGALYLSAKHPDLFCAAGSMSGAVDMGTMLNRQSNDQVVKLMQSVFGDQSNNPDLYAQNAVIGMVDKIKVNKLALIIDCGVDDFLIEPNRELHRRLVYGKVAHDYIERPGSHTWEYWENALPYQVLFFSKVFKSNGI, from the coding sequence ATGAAAAAAAAGCTCCTTGTATGTATTGTGTTTATATGTGGAAACATTGGTTTGTCATTAGCTTCAACGGTAGATACATTGCAAATTCCGAGTGTTGCTATGAATAAAACGTATCGGGCAAATGTGGTGTTACCGAATTCTTATGCCAAATCAAAAGTTCGATACCCGGTGCTTTATCTTTTACATGGAGCATATGGACATTTTTCGGATTGGCTGTCAAACACTCCCAATAAAAATACAGTCAAGGATTTGGCGGATCAATACAATATTATAATTGTAATGCCGGAAGGAGAAACATACAGTTTTTATCTTGATAGTCCCGTAAACAAAGGGAGTCAGTTTGAAACCTATATCACCGAAGAAGTGGTGCAAAAAATTGATAAAACATACAGAACCATTAATCAGAAAAAAGGGCGGGTAATAACAGGATTGTCTATGGGAGGTCATGGAGCATTATATCTTTCGGCCAAACATCCCGATTTGTTTTGTGCTGCCGGAAGTATGAGTGGTGCTGTAGATATGGGAACTATGTTGAATAGGCAGTCAAATGATCAAGTTGTTAAATTAATGCAATCTGTTTTTGGTGATCAAAGTAACAATCCGGATTTGTATGCCCAAAATGCAGTAATTGGAATGGTCGATAAAATAAAAGTAAATAAGTTGGCGTTAATTATTGACTGTGGAGTGGATGATTTTCTTATAGAACCAAATAGAGAGTTGCATAGGAGATTGGTTTATGGTAAAGTTGCCCATGATTATATAGAAAGGCCGGGGTCTCATACTTGGGAATATTGGGAAAATGCATTGCCATATCAGGTTTTGTTTTTTAGTAAAGTTTTTAAAAGTAATGGGATTTAG
- a CDS encoding AraC family transcriptional regulator, whose protein sequence is MKKMNPTLELITPPFGSSFTYSSYVENANCKSDLWHYHPEIELVFVNGGSGKRQIGSHISYYSDGDLVLIGSNLPHCGFTNEQTGNKNEIVIQMPADFLGSDFLKVPELKNIQHLFKKAKGGIAFGKETIKRIAPIIEEMGNRSSFDRLLRMIRILNDLGVSDEYTILNAEGFTLEMQVQDNDRINVVFNHVKDNFQEPIQLATVSGMVSMTTPSFCRYFKKMTNKTFTTFVNDYRLVHASKLLSENTKSITEICYESGFNNFSHFNKSFKAFTGKSASQYRHELKSIMD, encoded by the coding sequence ATGAAAAAAATGAACCCCACACTCGAACTTATCACTCCTCCTTTTGGGAGTTCTTTTACGTATTCAAGTTATGTTGAAAATGCGAATTGTAAATCGGATTTGTGGCATTATCACCCCGAAATCGAATTGGTTTTTGTAAACGGCGGTTCTGGCAAAAGACAGATAGGGAGTCATATATCCTATTATTCAGATGGTGATTTGGTCCTTATTGGCAGTAATTTGCCGCACTGCGGATTTACTAATGAGCAAACGGGAAATAAAAATGAAATTGTTATCCAGATGCCTGCTGATTTTTTGGGAAGTGATTTTTTGAAAGTTCCAGAACTAAAAAACATTCAGCATCTTTTTAAGAAAGCAAAAGGAGGGATTGCTTTTGGTAAAGAAACCATAAAAAGAATTGCACCCATAATAGAAGAAATGGGAAATCGGTCTAGTTTTGATCGATTGTTAAGAATGATTAGGATTTTGAATGACCTTGGGGTAAGTGATGAATACACAATTTTGAATGCCGAAGGTTTTACATTAGAAATGCAGGTTCAAGATAATGACAGGATAAATGTGGTTTTTAATCATGTGAAAGATAATTTTCAGGAACCTATACAGTTGGCTACCGTTTCGGGTATGGTGAGTATGACAACTCCTTCATTTTGCAGGTATTTTAAAAAAATGACCAATAAAACTTTTACCACTTTTGTCAATGATTACCGTTTGGTTCATGCTTCAAAACTTTTGTCGGAGAATACAAAAAGCATTACCGAGATTTGTTACGAAAGCGGATTTAATAATTTTAGTCATTTTAATAAGTCCTTCAAAGCTTTTACCGGGAAAAGTGCTTCGCAATATCGCCATGAATTAAAATCAATAATGGATTGA
- the purU gene encoding formyltetrahydrofolate deformylase, protein MQKITILIHCEDKKAIIASVTNYIASIDGNITYLDQHVDPDENVFFMRLECELSKADWKIEAIKSHFQTNLAAPFNMTWAMYPQDEKPKMALFISKYDHCLYDLLGRFSAGELPLEIPLIISNHEDLKSVAERFDIPFFYVPFTKDTKEEGEKAQIELLKRFDIDFIVLARYMQIITPKLIELYQNRIINIHHSFLPAFPGAKPYHSAFKRGVKIIGATSHYVTEELDEGPIIEQDITRVSHSHSIEDFITKGRDLERMVLARAVKLHAERKTIVYNNKTVVFS, encoded by the coding sequence ATGCAAAAAATCACCATACTTATCCATTGCGAAGACAAAAAGGCTATTATTGCCTCGGTGACGAATTATATCGCTTCGATTGATGGAAATATCACTTACCTTGACCAACATGTTGATCCCGACGAAAATGTGTTTTTCATGCGCCTGGAATGCGAACTCAGCAAGGCCGATTGGAAAATTGAAGCTATAAAAAGTCATTTTCAAACCAATCTAGCGGCTCCTTTTAATATGACTTGGGCGATGTACCCACAGGATGAAAAGCCAAAAATGGCGTTGTTTATTTCAAAATATGACCATTGTTTGTATGATCTTTTGGGACGATTTTCAGCGGGTGAATTGCCTCTTGAAATCCCTTTGATTATAAGCAATCACGAAGATTTAAAATCGGTGGCGGAACGTTTTGATATTCCGTTTTTTTATGTTCCTTTTACAAAAGACACTAAAGAAGAAGGCGAGAAAGCACAAATTGAATTATTAAAAAGATTTGATATTGACTTTATTGTTTTGGCGCGTTATATGCAAATTATCACACCCAAACTTATTGAACTTTATCAAAACAGAATTATCAATATTCATCATTCGTTTTTGCCCGCATTTCCGGGTGCCAAACCGTATCATTCGGCTTTCAAGCGTGGGGTGAAAATTATTGGCGCCACGAGCCATTATGTTACTGAGGAATTGGACGAAGGCCCAATTATCGAACAGGATATTACGAGAGTTTCGCACAGCCATTCGATAGAAGATTTTATTACAAAAGGGCGTGATCTAGAACGAATGGTACTTGCCAGAGCTGTCAAATTGCACGCCGAGCGAAAAACCATCGTGTATAACAACAAAACGGTTGTATTTTCATAG